From the genome of Nakamurella flavida, one region includes:
- a CDS encoding alpha/beta fold hydrolase produces MTDTTPAPARTEITVDGVRLNYRLEGEGPQTVVLINGLADDLDTWAYQVPDLLAAGYRVLSFDNRGIGASDTPAGPYTTARMAADAKGLVDALGLTDFHLLGVSMGGMIAQEYALAYPQDLASLTLACTYAAPGPFCSRMFAFWGDLAPKLGVPFVMRDVSLWAFTVPFFEERTDEAAEFEAGMAQLTMPVEAYLAQLHAIQVHDTTARLAEITVPTLVLAGEEDILIPVRLSRRLHEGIAGSQFVTVPGGHASLWESPEPFNAAVLAFLQSRQS; encoded by the coding sequence ATGACCGATACCACTCCCGCCCCCGCCCGCACCGAGATCACCGTCGACGGCGTCCGGCTGAACTACCGCCTGGAGGGCGAGGGCCCGCAGACCGTCGTGCTGATCAACGGTCTGGCCGACGACCTGGACACCTGGGCCTACCAGGTGCCGGATCTGCTGGCCGCCGGCTACCGGGTGCTCTCGTTCGACAACCGGGGCATCGGCGCCTCGGACACCCCGGCCGGCCCGTACACCACGGCCCGGATGGCCGCCGACGCCAAGGGTCTGGTCGACGCGCTGGGCCTCACCGACTTCCACCTGCTCGGTGTCTCGATGGGCGGGATGATCGCCCAGGAGTACGCGCTCGCGTACCCGCAGGACCTGGCCTCCCTCACGCTGGCCTGCACCTACGCCGCCCCGGGGCCGTTCTGCTCCCGCATGTTCGCCTTCTGGGGGGACCTGGCCCCGAAGCTGGGCGTGCCGTTCGTCATGCGCGACGTCTCCCTCTGGGCGTTCACCGTGCCGTTCTTCGAGGAGCGGACGGACGAGGCGGCCGAGTTCGAGGCCGGGATGGCGCAGCTGACCATGCCCGTGGAGGCCTACCTGGCCCAGCTCCACGCCATCCAGGTGCACGACACCACCGCACGGCTGGCCGAGATCACCGTGCCGACCCTGGTCCTCGCCGGGGAGGAGGACATCCTCATCCCGGTCCGACTCTCCCGCCGGCTGCACGAGGGGATCGCCGGATCGCAGTTCGTCACCGTCCCCGGTGGGCACGCCTCGCTCTGGGAGAGCCCGGAGCCGTTCAACGCCGCCGTGCTGGCGTTCCTCCAGTCCCGGCAGTCCTGA